The genomic stretch AACCGCGCCACCGTGCCGATTGAGTCGACACACGCCGGGTACTGAAGGCACACGCGGTCGTTCATATCGAGCACGAGATACGCGGTCGTCGATGCGTCGAGGGTCACCGGGACGGGGTCGGGAAGGGGTGGCGCTTCCTGGGCGCGCGCGCTCCCGGACTGTGGGGGGATCGCGGTCAGAAGCGCCGACGCGATGGCAAGGGATGCGAGATGGGCGACGCGAGCCCGAAGCGCCTGCCGAACGAAGTCGATTCGCAACATTCACCCTCCTGCTCGAATCTGGCGCCCATTATAGGACGCGGACGCGGGGTCGAGCCCTGGGCCCTGCGCCGGACGCCCCGCGCTCGCAAACGAGGGTCAGCTCGACGAGCCCACCTCGGACGCAGGTATGAACGGGCGCAGGATCGCGTCGACGGAGCCCTCGGGCAGGGACCACACCTGGCGGGCTACTTCGGGCGCGAACGGGCGATCGACGAGCTGGCCGAACTTCTCTTCCAGACCCGCGCGATCGACGGGATTCTCCGGCGAGCCGAGCGGGTCTGGCTGTCGAGCTTCGAGCGTTGTGCCGTCCCGGAGGCGAATCATCACCGCGGCGGGCCAGTGGTCGGGATACGCCGCGTCGAGCTTCGCGTCCCGGTAGCAGGAGACCTTTTGCATCAGGCCTCGGATGACGGGATCGTCCACCGCGGCCAGACAGTAATCGCGGTAGCCCGCCCCGCCGCGAGCGAGCGCGATCGCGGCGGCAAAGGCAGCGCTGAACTGCGCGTCGACGACGTTGCGCGGGGCCCGCTTCTGCTCGATGGGCTCGGCCACCAGGAGGGCGCCGCCACTCAAGACGCCCAGGCGGATCTCCTCCACGTCTTCGAGTGCGATCTCATGCCCGCGCCGGATCTGGAGGACGCAGTCGATCAGGCCGTGGTTGTAGCGACAGCAGGCGTAGGGCTTGATCGAGACGCGCATCAGTTGAAGCTCGGCACCGAGACCGGCGGTCGCCTCGGCCGCGAGCGGGGAGTCGGAGTGTCCTCGGAGCAGGCCGAGCGGCCCTTCGATGGCGGTGGATGGGCCGGTAAATCCGGCCGCCGCGAGCCGCGCTGCGACGACACCGCAGTGGGCGGCCCATCCGGCGTTGAGCCGCTTGGTCCACGAGCCGTCGCTCAGGTACTCGAGCGACCCCGCCGCCATCGTTCCCGCGACCCCGAGGGCATGCGCGGTGCGCTCCGCGTCGAGGCGCAGCAGCGTCGCGGAGGCCGCGGCGGCCCCGAATGCGCCAGCGACCCCGGTGGGGTGAAAGCCGCGTCGATATGCGGATGCCGCGTTGAGGGCATTTCCCACGCGCATAGTCACTTCGTAGCCGGCCGCCACCGCGACCAGGAGGTCTTCGGCGCGTGACCCGAGCTCCTCGCTCAGCGCGAGCGCAGCCGGGAAGACGGCCACGCCCGGATGCAGAGAAGAGCGCGCGGTGACGTCGTCCATCTCGAGGGCGTGGGCCGCCGTACCATTGGCCAGGGCTGCCCAGGCGGCCGGCGCGCCCGTCGGGTCGCCGAGGATGGAGGCGGCGCCGGGGGGCGAGAGCGCCCGAATCGACCTCACGGCGGCCTGGCTCGACTCGGTGTCCATGCCCCGAAAACAGACGCCGAGAAAGTCGAGGAGCAGCTCCTTGGCGCGCTCGACAGGCGCGCGCGGTAGGTCGGCGAAGCGCAGCTCGGCGCAGAAGGCGGCGAGCTGGGCGGCGATGCTGGACTCGTGCGGGGCGCTCGGCGTTCCCCACCTCCGCGTTCGTGGGCCTTGCACCGGATCGTAGGCGCGACGGGGCTGGCGCGTCAATCGGGCGCTGGACAACGGTGACGGAAGAGCGGGCGGTATGATCACGCAAAGAACCGGTCGTCACATCCCTGTGGAGAGAGCATGCGAATTCGGGAGGACCCATGCGAGGACCACGAATAGCGCCAGTGCTGGCCGCCCTCACGATCTATCTGGCCGCCTGCGCGCCGGCGGCGCCCGCGCCGCGAGGGGCGGCCGGCGGAGGTGGAGAGGGCGGTGCGCCGAGCGGAGGACGGGGATTGACCCTCACGCTGGTGGTGCGCTACGAGGTGTCCGACCTGGGCGCGAAGGTCGTGGCGGGGGGACCATCGAGCGCGACGAAGCGCGAGTTCAACGCGGCCCTGTCCCTGATCGACGGCACCGGATCCCCGCAGCCATACCTCGCGGCGAGTCTCCCCCAGGTCAACACCGACTCGTGGCAGGTGACGCCCGACAACCACATGGAGACAACGTACCGACTGAAGCCAAACCTCACGTGGCACGACGGCTCGCCGCTGACCGCGGATGATTTCGTCTTTGCCTACCACGTGTACACGGCGCCCGGGATCGGGGGGTTTATCAGCAAGCCGCAAGACCAGATCGAGTCGGTGGAGGCGCCGGACCCGCGAACCGTCGTGATTCGCTGGCGCAGCCTGTATCCGGGGGCCGGCTCCCTTTCCGATGGCGACCTCGACCCGCTGCCCCGCCACATCCTCAGCAGCGCGCTGGATGCCTTCCTCCAGGACCCGACCGATCAGGACGTGCTGATGGGCAGCTCGTTCTGGACGACGGACTACGTGGGCGCGGGGCCGTTCAAGCTGGTCGAATGGACGCAGGGGACGTCCATCGAGGGCAGCGCGTTCGATGGTCACGCGCTCGGTCGGCCCAAAATCGATCGCCTGGTCGTTCGGTTCATTCCGGACGAAAACACGGCGATGACGAACCTGCTCGCGGGCTCCGCCGACATCGCGACCGACAATGCGCTCCGATTCGAACATGCCATTGAGCTGCAGCGGCAGTGGGGCCCGGACAATCGGGGCGGGACGGTCCTGATGCGGCCGGGCACCCGCCACCAGATCCTCGTCCAGTTCCGGTCGGACTTTCTGAAGACTCGTGCGCTCTCCGACGTGCGCGTCCGGCGCGCCCTGATGCACGCGATCGATCGCCAGGCCCTCAACGACGCGCTGTTTGAAAACCAGGGGTTGATGGCGGAGTCGTTCGTGCCGCCCGGGCTCCCGTATTACGACGATGTGCAGCGAGCCATCACGCGCTATCCATTCGACCCGACCCGAACCGAACAGCTCATGAACGAGGCGGGCTATTCGAAGGACGCCAGCGGCACGTTCGTGAGCGCGTCGGGCGAGCGGTTTCGCCCAACCGTCCAGACCGACTCCGGC from Chloroflexota bacterium encodes the following:
- a CDS encoding MmgE/PrpD family protein, whose translation is MQGPRTRRWGTPSAPHESSIAAQLAAFCAELRFADLPRAPVERAKELLLDFLGVCFRGMDTESSQAAVRSIRALSPPGAASILGDPTGAPAAWAALANGTAAHALEMDDVTARSSLHPGVAVFPAALALSEELGSRAEDLLVAVAAGYEVTMRVGNALNAASAYRRGFHPTGVAGAFGAAAASATLLRLDAERTAHALGVAGTMAAGSLEYLSDGSWTKRLNAGWAAHCGVVAARLAAAGFTGPSTAIEGPLGLLRGHSDSPLAAEATAGLGAELQLMRVSIKPYACCRYNHGLIDCVLQIRRGHEIALEDVEEIRLGVLSGGALLVAEPIEQKRAPRNVVDAQFSAAFAAAIALARGGAGYRDYCLAAVDDPVIRGLMQKVSCYRDAKLDAAYPDHWPAAVMIRLRDGTTLEARQPDPLGSPENPVDRAGLEEKFGQLVDRPFAPEVARQVWSLPEGSVDAILRPFIPASEVGSSS
- a CDS encoding peptide ABC transporter substrate-binding protein gives rise to the protein MRGPRIAPVLAALTIYLAACAPAAPAPRGAAGGGGEGGAPSGGRGLTLTLVVRYEVSDLGAKVVAGGPSSATKREFNAALSLIDGTGSPQPYLAASLPQVNTDSWQVTPDNHMETTYRLKPNLTWHDGSPLTADDFVFAYHVYTAPGIGGFISKPQDQIESVEAPDPRTVVIRWRSLYPGAGSLSDGDLDPLPRHILSSALDAFLQDPTDQDVLMGSSFWTTDYVGAGPFKLVEWTQGTSIEGSAFDGHALGRPKIDRLVVRFIPDENTAMTNLLAGSADIATDNALRFEHAIELQRQWGPDNRGGTVLMRPGTRHQILVQFRSDFLKTRALSDVRVRRALMHAIDRQALNDALFENQGLMAESFVPPGLPYYDDVQRAITRYPFDPTRTEQLMNEAGYSKDASGTFVSASGERFRPTVQTDSGAQFDREMSIIQDGWARIGIDIQPVLLAAVQVRNNEVRNTFPDLYITSTGVYESALNIFYSGEIGTAANRWAGNDRNGWVNPEVDRLWQAFNSTLDRSQRNQDIVSMMKIISDEVPSLPLYFNISPIGFVASLKGPAAGTTETLEFWNVAEWTKS